The DNA segment ACAATGTTAATGGCAAGAAGACTTGATGAGCGGATGTGGTTGTTAAACCGTTCAGGGAAAATCCCTTTCACCATTTCTGGGCAAGGACAAGAAACCGCACAAATTGGTGCTGCATTTGCCTTTGATTTAGATAAAGATTATGCATTACCGTATTATCGTGATTTGGCAGTTGTGTTATCGTTTGGGATGACGGCGAAAGATATTATGCTATCAGCCTTTGCTAAAGCGGAAGATCCAAACTCTGGCGGACGTCAAATGCCAGCTCATTTTGGTCAAAAATCAAATCGTATCGTCACTCAAAGTTCACCTGTAACAACACAATTTCCGCATGCAGCAGGGATTGGTCTTGCAGCAAAAATGGCTGGGGATAAAATTGCGATTTATGCTTCTACAGGTGAAGGGTCTTCTAACCAAGGAGATTTCCATGAAGGAATCAACTTCGCATCTGTACATAAGTTGCCAGTTGTTTTCGTCATCCACAACAATAAGTACGCTATTTCAGTACCAGCATCCAAGCAGTATGCAGCAGAAAAACTATCAGACCGAGCAATTGGTTATGGTATTCCTGGTGAACGCGTGGATGGTACAAATATGAGTGAAGTATATGGAGCCTTTAAACGCGCAGCAGATCGTGCACGAAACGGCGAAGGGCCCACACTAATTGAAACCGTTTCTTATCGCTTTACACCGCACTCCTCAGATGATGACGATAGTAGTTATCGTTCTAGAGAAGAAGTAGATGAAGCGAAAGTAAAAGATCCACTGAAAATCTTCCAAAGAGAATTGCTAGAAGAAGGTTATTTAACAGAAGAAAAAATCGCTGAAATTGAAAAAAATATTGCTAAAGAAGTTAATGAAGCAACTGATTATGCGGAAAGTGCAGCATACGCTGAACCAGAATCATCTTTACTTTATGTATATGATGAAGAAGCGAATAGCTGATTAGGAGGGAATTTGAATGCCAGTCATTTCATATATTGATGCAATAACAATGGCGCTTAAAGAAGAAATGGAGCGCGATGATAAAGTATTTATTTTAGGGGAAGATGTTGGGAAAAAAGGCGGTGTATTTAAAGCGACTGCTGGTTTATATGATGAGTTTGGTGAAGACCGAGTTCTCGATACACCACTTGCTGAATCCGCGATTGCCGGAGTCGGAATTGGAGCGGCGATGTATGGTTATCGTCCAGTTGCAGAAATGCAGTTTGCTGACTTTATTATGCCAGCTGTAAACCAAATTATTTCAGAAGCTTCCAGAATTCGTTACCGTTCGAACAATGATTGGTCATGCCCGTTAGTTATTCGCGCACCTTTTGGCGGCGGGGTTCACGGGGCGCTTTATCATTCTCAGTCGGTCGAAAAAGTTTTCTTTGGAC comes from the Listeria welshimeri serovar 6b str. SLCC5334 genome and includes:
- a CDS encoding thiamine pyrophosphate-dependent dehydrogenase E1 component subunit alpha; the encoded protein is MTLKEAGLTEDKLIKMYETMLMARRLDERMWLLNRSGKIPFTISGQGQETAQIGAAFAFDLDKDYALPYYRDLAVVLSFGMTAKDIMLSAFAKAEDPNSGGRQMPAHFGQKSNRIVTQSSPVTTQFPHAAGIGLAAKMAGDKIAIYASTGEGSSNQGDFHEGINFASVHKLPVVFVIHNNKYAISVPASKQYAAEKLSDRAIGYGIPGERVDGTNMSEVYGAFKRAADRARNGEGPTLIETVSYRFTPHSSDDDDSSYRSREEVDEAKVKDPLKIFQRELLEEGYLTEEKIAEIEKNIAKEVNEATDYAESAAYAEPESSLLYVYDEEANS